Proteins from one Primulina huaijiensis isolate GDHJ02 unplaced genomic scaffold, ASM1229523v2 scaffold21623_ERROPOS600000+, whole genome shotgun sequence genomic window:
- the LOC140967009 gene encoding homeobox-leucine zipper protein ATHB-14-like — MDASKYVRYTPEQVEALERVYAECPKPSSLRRQQLIRECPILSNIEPKQIKVWFQNRRCREKQRKESSRLQSVNRKLSAMNKLLMEENDRLQKQVSQLVYDNGFMRQQIHTVSTTTDTSCESVVMNGQQQQQNPAPQHQQRDANTPAG, encoded by the exons ATGGATGCTAGCAAGTATGTCCGGTACACACCAGAGCAAGTAGAGGCTCTCGAAAGGGTTTACGCTGAGTGCCCGAAGCCTAGCTCTTTGAGAAGACAACAGCTGATTAGGGAATGTCCTATTTTATCTAACATTGAGCCGAAGCAAATCAAAGTCTGGTTTCAGAACCGCAG ATGCCGCGAAAAACAGAGAAAGGAATCATCTCGCCTCCAGTCTGTGAATAGGAAACTGAGTGCCATGAACAAGTTACTGATGGAAGAGAATGATCGATTACAAAAGCAGGTCTCTCAGCTGGtttatgacaacggttttatgcGTCAGCAAATACACACT GTGAGTACAACCACTGATACAAGCTGTGAGTCAGTGGTTATGAATGGTCAGCAGCAACAGCAAAACCCAGCACCTCAGCATCAACAGAGAGATGCTAACACCCCAGCTGG